In Sphingobacterium sp. PCS056, the following proteins share a genomic window:
- the trxA gene encoding thioredoxin: MALEITDSNFEEVVLKSDKPVLVDFWAEWCGPCRMVGPIVEELANDYGDKAVIGKVNVDENPEISVRFGIRNIPALLFFKNGEIVDKQIGAVPKSVLSEKLEKQF; the protein is encoded by the coding sequence ATGGCTTTAGAAATTACAGATAGCAACTTTGAAGAAGTTGTTTTGAAATCGGACAAACCAGTTTTAGTTGACTTTTGGGCAGAATGGTGTGGTCCATGTCGTATGGTAGGTCCAATTGTGGAAGAATTGGCTAATGATTACGGTGATAAAGCAGTAATCGGAAAAGTGAATGTAGATGAGAATCCAGAAATCTCAGTTCGTTTTGGAATTCGTAACATTCCAGCTTTATTGTTCTTTAAGAACGGTGAAATTGTTGATAAACAAATCGGAGCTGTTCCAAAATCAGTATTAAGTGAGAAATTAGAGAAGCAATTTTAG